One segment of Proteus appendicitidis DNA contains the following:
- a CDS encoding helix-turn-helix domain-containing protein, with the protein MPYIPREKIDYQSIGYRLRAYRIASSLKAEDVAESLGISRAAVYRLEKGEIVKIETLDNLARLLNTSLTSLLGINTEYYSSANGFFERMRQLETQSSHIYTHFEPFSYLLTSDCYDKTLVEMLTEASPLNLLSEKQQEVLSILKERKKHQSLHSPHIYNLISQQQIEKFLYVGMLGSVNLTKTLQQERKERAKNEILHLIEKLEQKNSYLNIAIISDTMPSLTFQLFYQEKVPLSLAVSPFRLGEFPNVSTGIATVTSSTEAIFQYQSLFDKLWLKATKGNDAINLLKQIVSNY; encoded by the coding sequence ATGCCTTACATACCTAGAGAAAAAATAGATTATCAATCCATTGGCTATCGCTTGCGCGCTTACCGCATAGCCTCTTCATTAAAAGCTGAAGATGTAGCAGAAAGCTTAGGTATTTCTCGTGCTGCTGTATATCGGTTAGAAAAAGGCGAAATTGTTAAAATTGAGACACTTGATAATCTTGCTAGATTATTAAATACCTCGCTAACCAGTTTGTTGGGCATCAATACTGAATATTATTCAAGCGCAAATGGCTTTTTTGAACGAATGCGCCAACTTGAAACTCAGTCTTCACATATTTACACCCACTTTGAACCTTTCTCTTACTTATTAACTTCAGATTGTTATGACAAAACATTAGTTGAAATGCTAACAGAGGCATCACCTTTAAATCTTTTGTCTGAAAAACAACAAGAAGTTTTGTCTATTTTAAAAGAGCGTAAAAAACATCAGTCCTTACATTCACCGCATATTTATAACCTTATTAGCCAGCAACAAATTGAAAAATTTCTTTATGTTGGCATGCTAGGTTCGGTTAATTTAACTAAAACACTGCAACAAGAAAGAAAAGAACGAGCAAAAAATGAAATTCTTCATCTAATTGAAAAATTAGAACAAAAAAATAGTTATCTTAATATTGCAATCATTTCAGATACTATGCCGTCTTTAACTTTCCAATTATTCTATCAAGAGAAAGTGCCTCTTTCTTTGGCCGTTAGCCCGTTCCGTTTAGGTGAATTCCCTAATGTCAGTACGGGCATTGCCACTGTCACCTCTTCAACTGAGGCAATATTTCAATATCAATCACTCTTTGATAAATTGTGGTTAAAAGCAACCAAGGGAAATGATGCAATTAACCTTTTAAAACAAATAGTGAGTAATTATTGA
- a CDS encoding Zn-dependent hydrolase, translating to MTQQDAATHYSINDMKALIETMQIYKKDNSGKGITRIAYGEEDEAAHLYLAGLMKEAGLEVYRDGIGTLYARLPGKDRSLPAVGTGSHLDTVPQGGAYDGALGVIAGFYALMQYKPQQLKRDLELVVFRAEESSRFGFSCIGSKVLTGKIDKARWEQNRDDDGNNFFEVLKSLGYQHDNFDNCVITKERFSAFVELHIEQGKRLENDKKTIGIVNGIAAPTRFSVTVNGHADHSGATPMYQRQDALVASAGIITDINRAACTEAVYGTVGTVGKLNVIPNSMNVIPGQVKFSVDIRGIDTDSIQRVVQRLNNSVEKAEKDFGVTIDVQPISAESPVKLDDSICQVIESLCQKHNIDYMTMLSGAGHDSMNMASLYPTAMIFTPSVAGISHHPDEFTEFSDIAVAADLLAETLGTLANQ from the coding sequence ATGACTCAACAAGATGCAGCGACTCATTACTCAATTAATGATATGAAAGCATTAATTGAAACAATGCAAATTTATAAAAAAGATAACAGTGGCAAAGGGATCACTCGTATTGCTTATGGCGAAGAAGATGAAGCAGCACATCTGTACCTTGCTGGTTTAATGAAAGAAGCGGGTCTTGAAGTTTATCGAGATGGTATTGGTACACTTTACGCACGTTTACCAGGTAAAGATCGTTCACTACCTGCAGTAGGTACAGGATCTCATCTTGATACAGTTCCTCAAGGCGGTGCTTATGATGGCGCTTTGGGTGTTATTGCAGGGTTTTATGCCTTAATGCAATACAAACCACAACAACTTAAACGTGACTTGGAGCTTGTTGTTTTCCGCGCAGAAGAATCTAGCCGTTTTGGCTTTTCATGTATTGGCAGTAAAGTATTAACAGGAAAAATAGATAAAGCTCGTTGGGAACAAAATAGAGATGATGACGGCAATAACTTCTTTGAAGTTTTAAAATCTTTAGGTTATCAGCATGATAATTTTGATAATTGCGTAATCACAAAAGAGCGTTTTAGTGCCTTTGTAGAGCTTCATATCGAGCAAGGTAAACGCCTAGAGAATGACAAAAAAACTATTGGTATTGTTAATGGTATTGCAGCACCAACCCGTTTTTCAGTGACTGTTAATGGTCATGCGGATCACTCTGGTGCAACACCTATGTATCAACGTCAAGATGCGTTAGTGGCAAGTGCTGGGATTATTACCGATATCAACCGTGCTGCATGTACTGAAGCCGTTTATGGCACTGTTGGTACAGTGGGTAAACTTAATGTTATTCCGAACTCCATGAACGTCATTCCAGGACAAGTAAAATTCTCTGTTGATATTCGTGGTATTGATACTGATAGTATTCAACGTGTTGTACAACGTTTGAATAATAGTGTTGAAAAAGCAGAAAAAGATTTTGGCGTTACTATTGATGTTCAACCAATTTCTGCTGAATCGCCAGTCAAATTAGATGATTCAATTTGCCAAGTCATTGAAAGCTTATGCCAAAAACACAATATTGACTACATGACTATGTTAAGTGGTGCAGGTCATGACTCAATGAACATGGCGTCACTTTATCCAACGGCGATGATCTTTACACCGTCAGTTGCCGGTATTAGCCATCATCCTGATGAATTTACCGAATTTAGTGATATAGCTGTCGCTGCAGATTTATTAGCAGAAACATTAGGCACATTAGCAAATCAATAA
- a CDS encoding DUF4225 domain-containing protein produces the protein MTEYELDYSYSDVYRDTLRRESSYLRKIAMKFAYQYIGDSFARMMFLNDIEQLIARTELEVSSYCLSLSAGLDNISDEIERLELQDNLLRNRSVMQYALFEIIRKQEESEENNKLTLKQVGFVSGAMQIYGGGASCVGSVGTLCSSLGVGMVSQGVNSMIENGYYLLFREEYSGPVRNGYRATSKALGYGDNEADIFYNVVDLSLSGASLLKPVLKEDSWKLFHYIKSDFITSWQSMGRLSLTSEFFFDGVTFYSTYDLYKEKNKSE, from the coding sequence ATGACTGAGTATGAACTAGACTATAGTTATAGCGATGTATATAGAGATACATTAAGAAGAGAATCCAGTTATTTAAGAAAAATAGCAATGAAATTTGCCTATCAATATATTGGTGATTCTTTTGCAAGAATGATGTTCTTAAATGATATAGAACAACTGATTGCTAGAACTGAGTTAGAGGTAAGCAGTTATTGCTTAAGTTTATCAGCAGGGTTAGATAATATCTCAGATGAAATTGAAAGGTTAGAGTTACAGGATAATTTACTAAGAAATCGAAGCGTAATGCAATATGCACTTTTTGAAATAATACGTAAACAAGAAGAAAGTGAGGAAAATAATAAATTAACACTCAAACAAGTAGGTTTTGTCAGCGGAGCAATGCAAATATATGGAGGGGGAGCTTCTTGTGTGGGATCTGTCGGAACATTATGCAGTAGTTTAGGGGTTGGAATGGTATCTCAAGGTGTAAATAGTATGATTGAAAATGGATATTATTTATTATTTAGAGAGGAATATAGTGGACCTGTAAGAAACGGATATAGAGCAACATCTAAAGCTTTAGGTTATGGTGATAATGAAGCGGATATATTTTATAATGTGGTTGATTTAAGTTTATCTGGTGCATCACTACTAAAACCGGTTCTTAAAGAAGATTCATGGAAGTTATTTCATTATATTAAGAGTGATTTTATAACATCATGGCAATCAATGGGGCGATTATCACTTACTTCTGAGTTTTTCTTTGATGGTGTGACCTTCTATTCTACATACGATTTATATAAGGAAAAAAATAAAAGTGAATGA
- a CDS encoding Hcp family type VI secretion system effector, with amino-acid sequence MSNNIYLRINGNVQGNISAGCSSYDSLGNKYQSSHLNEILVIASTFDISRRQNLSHAPLSITKHVDKSTPLLITAITNNEILKCEIDYYRTSHTGAQEKYMTVVLTNASIVNYSQIHASTLTQSNSLPSEIITIQYESITCNHIMAGTSGYSISELS; translated from the coding sequence ATGTCTAATAATATTTATTTAAGAATAAATGGAAATGTTCAGGGTAATATTTCAGCAGGATGCTCTTCATACGATTCACTTGGCAATAAATATCAGAGTTCTCACTTAAATGAAATATTAGTTATAGCATCCACATTTGATATATCAAGAAGACAAAATTTAAGTCATGCCCCTCTTTCTATAACCAAACATGTTGATAAATCGACACCATTACTAATTACGGCAATTACAAATAACGAAATTTTAAAATGTGAAATTGATTACTACAGAACTTCTCATACCGGCGCCCAAGAGAAATATATGACGGTTGTTTTAACCAATGCTTCTATTGTCAATTACTCACAAATACATGCAAGTACCTTAACTCAAAGTAATTCATTACCTAGCGAAATTATCACCATACAATATGAAAGCATCACCTGTAACCATATAATGGCAGGAACGTCTGGGTATAGTATTTCTGAACTAAGTTAA
- the mltC gene encoding membrane-bound lytic murein transglycosylase MltC gives MKKILLLLIIAPLLISCSSQPSKTFEPDYAKDTNAFDILMGQFANNIEMIWGMKEVLIAGPKDYVKYTNAYKTRSHINFEAGTITIETLGDDAPQFQLHKAIVTTLLMGEDPGSIDLYSDVNNIPHSTEPFLSGQVLDNTGQPIRWEWRANKFADYLIANKLQKRQSGINTIWYVTINLVPNHLDKRAHKYLPLVQQAAAKYGVEPSLILAIMQIESSFNPYAVSSSDALGLMQIMPATAGRDVFRMQGKSGQPSRSYLFDPANNIDAGAAYISILQNSYLGDIKDPVSRRYAVIQAYNGGAGSVLRIFHNDKKQAAALINNLEPTQVYSTLRNKHPADQSRRYLEKVSTAQRNYR, from the coding sequence ATGAAAAAAATCCTTCTCTTGCTAATTATCGCCCCTCTACTCATTTCATGTAGTAGCCAACCATCAAAAACATTTGAACCCGATTACGCAAAGGACACCAATGCGTTCGATATTCTTATGGGGCAATTTGCCAATAATATCGAAATGATTTGGGGTATGAAGGAAGTATTAATCGCAGGCCCTAAAGATTACGTAAAATATACCAATGCTTATAAAACACGTAGCCATATTAATTTTGAAGCAGGTACCATTACGATAGAAACTTTAGGTGATGATGCACCTCAATTCCAATTGCATAAGGCGATAGTCACAACGTTATTAATGGGGGAAGATCCGGGTTCTATTGACCTCTACTCTGACGTTAATAATATTCCTCACAGCACTGAACCGTTTTTATCTGGACAGGTTCTTGATAATACGGGACAACCTATACGCTGGGAATGGCGAGCCAATAAGTTTGCAGATTATCTGATTGCCAATAAATTACAAAAACGCCAATCTGGTATAAATACAATTTGGTATGTCACCATTAACCTTGTTCCTAATCACCTTGATAAGCGTGCTCATAAATATTTACCGTTAGTTCAACAAGCAGCGGCTAAATATGGGGTTGAACCATCACTGATCTTGGCAATTATGCAAATTGAATCCAGTTTTAACCCATATGCCGTGAGTAGTTCTGATGCTCTAGGTTTAATGCAGATCATGCCAGCAACTGCAGGGCGGGATGTATTCAGGATGCAAGGGAAATCAGGGCAACCAAGTCGTAGCTACTTATTTGATCCTGCTAATAATATCGATGCAGGTGCAGCTTATATCTCAATACTGCAAAATAGTTATCTTGGAGATATCAAAGATCCTGTTTCGCGCCGTTATGCTGTTATACAGGCTTACAACGGTGGTGCAGGTAGTGTGTTACGGATATTCCATAACGATAAGAAACAAGCGGCAGCCCTGATTAACAACTTAGAACCAACGCAGGTGTATTCCACATTACGTAATAAGCACCCTGCCGACCAATCTCGTCGTTATCTAGAGAAAGTCAGCACAGCTCAACGCAACTATCGTTAG
- a CDS encoding oxidative damage protection protein, whose product MSRTIFCTFLNKEADGLDFQLYPGEIGKRIFNEISKEAWAQWMTKQTMLINEKKLNTMNPDDRKLLEQEMVRFLFEGHDVHIDGYTPPEK is encoded by the coding sequence ATGAGCAGAACTATTTTTTGTACTTTCCTTAACAAAGAAGCTGATGGACTTGATTTTCAGTTGTACCCAGGAGAAATTGGAAAGCGCATTTTCAATGAGATCTCAAAAGAAGCATGGGCACAATGGATGACCAAACAAACCATGCTTATCAATGAGAAAAAACTTAACACCATGAATCCTGATGATCGCAAACTATTAGAACAAGAAATGGTGCGTTTTTTATTCGAAGGTCATGATGTTCATATTGACGGCTACACACCTCCTGAAAAATAA
- the mutY gene encoding A/G-specific adenine glycosylase, translating to MMEAPQFSQVVLSWYHKYGRKTLPWQQEKTPYHVWLSEVMLQQTQVATVIPYFERFITRFPDVSALAKAPLDEVLHLWTGLGYYARARNLHKAAQHIVDKHQGQFPDTFEDVCALPGVGRSTAGAILSLSLKKPYPILDGNVKRVLARCYAVEGWPGKKEVENKLWEISENVTPTEGVEYFNQAMMDLGAMVCTRSKPKCELCPLNTGCIAYAQNNWSDYPGKKPKKVIPEKTTYFLILQYDNLVWLDKRPPAGIWGGLFAFPQFETKAFLEQWLNEHGLDNNESEQLISFRHTFSHFHLDIVPICVKLSAFTSMMEEQKGLWYNLQTPATVGLAAPVENLLRQLA from the coding sequence ATGATGGAAGCTCCGCAATTTTCGCAAGTCGTACTCAGTTGGTATCACAAGTATGGGCGTAAAACGCTCCCTTGGCAGCAAGAAAAAACGCCTTATCACGTATGGTTATCTGAGGTAATGCTGCAACAAACCCAAGTTGCCACTGTTATTCCTTATTTTGAGCGTTTTATTACACGTTTTCCTGATGTCAGCGCATTAGCTAAAGCGCCACTTGATGAAGTGCTTCATTTATGGACAGGGCTTGGTTATTACGCAAGAGCCAGAAACCTACATAAGGCCGCACAACACATTGTAGATAAACATCAAGGGCAATTTCCTGATACCTTTGAGGACGTTTGTGCCTTACCCGGCGTTGGACGTTCAACCGCTGGTGCTATTTTATCGTTATCACTGAAAAAACCTTACCCAATTCTTGATGGTAATGTGAAACGTGTTTTAGCACGCTGCTATGCTGTCGAAGGCTGGCCGGGTAAAAAAGAGGTTGAAAATAAATTGTGGGAGATCAGCGAAAACGTCACCCCAACTGAAGGTGTAGAGTATTTTAATCAGGCAATGATGGATTTAGGTGCAATGGTTTGCACAAGAAGTAAGCCTAAATGTGAATTATGCCCATTAAATACTGGCTGTATCGCTTATGCTCAAAACAATTGGTCTGATTATCCTGGGAAAAAACCGAAAAAAGTTATTCCAGAAAAAACAACTTATTTTCTTATTTTACAATATGATAATCTTGTTTGGTTAGATAAAAGGCCACCAGCAGGAATATGGGGTGGGTTATTTGCCTTTCCTCAATTTGAAACAAAAGCATTTTTAGAACAGTGGTTAAATGAGCATGGACTCGATAATAATGAATCAGAACAACTGATTTCATTTAGACATACTTTTAGCCACTTTCATTTAGATATTGTGCCAATTTGCGTAAAACTCTCAGCGTTTACCTCTATGATGGAGGAGCAAAAAGGACTTTGGTATAACTTACAGACTCCTGCAACCGTAGGGTTAGCAGCACCTGTAGAGAATTTACTTAGACAATTAGCCTAA
- the trmB gene encoding tRNA (guanosine(46)-N7)-methyltransferase TrmB: protein MIKNVISPEFNEEGRALRRVRSFVRRQGRLTPRQEQALETQWPVFGIEYQPEPIDFSQVFGREAPVILEIGFGMGASLVTMAKNTPENNYFGIEVHAPGVGACLANAEEEQLSNLRVMCHDAIEVLNHMIPDNSLKMVQLFFPDPWHKARHNKRRIVQVPFAELILKKLTLDGVFHMATDWEPYAEHMLEVMTSVEGYQNLSETQDYVPRPETRPVTKFEKRGHRLGHGVWDLMFKRVK, encoded by the coding sequence ATGATCAAGAATGTAATTTCTCCGGAATTCAATGAAGAAGGGCGTGCTTTACGACGCGTTCGTAGTTTTGTTCGTAGACAAGGTCGTTTAACACCTCGTCAAGAGCAAGCATTAGAAACACAGTGGCCTGTCTTTGGTATTGAGTATCAGCCGGAACCCATCGACTTCAGTCAGGTTTTTGGACGCGAAGCGCCTGTAATTTTAGAAATTGGCTTCGGCATGGGCGCATCGCTCGTGACTATGGCAAAAAATACACCAGAAAATAATTATTTCGGTATTGAAGTACATGCACCGGGTGTTGGTGCTTGTCTTGCAAATGCGGAAGAAGAACAATTAAGTAATCTGAGAGTCATGTGTCATGATGCGATTGAAGTGCTCAATCATATGATCCCAGATAATAGTTTAAAAATGGTTCAGCTATTCTTTCCTGATCCATGGCACAAAGCGCGTCATAATAAACGCCGTATTGTTCAAGTGCCTTTTGCAGAATTAATTTTAAAAAAATTAACGTTAGACGGTGTTTTTCATATGGCGACAGATTGGGAACCATATGCAGAACATATGCTTGAAGTGATGACAAGTGTTGAAGGTTATCAGAATTTGTCAGAAACTCAGGATTATGTACCACGACCAGAAACACGACCTGTGACTAAGTTTGAAAAACGCGGTCATCGTTTAGGGCATGGAGTCTGGGATCTTATGTTTAAGAGGGTAAAATAA
- a CDS encoding YggL family protein has protein sequence MAKQRSRRLRKKMRIDEFQELGFSVKWTFPENTPIEEVDRFVDELILKVIEPNGLAFDASGYLSWEGLICLQQIGKCTEEHRQLVENFLKESKMQDVQTSELFDVWWD, from the coding sequence ATGGCTAAACAACGTAGTCGCCGCTTACGCAAAAAAATGCGTATCGATGAATTTCAGGAATTAGGTTTTTCAGTTAAATGGACTTTCCCAGAAAATACCCCAATTGAGGAAGTAGATCGCTTTGTTGATGAACTGATCCTCAAAGTTATTGAGCCAAACGGGCTGGCATTTGATGCAAGTGGTTACCTGAGCTGGGAAGGTTTAATCTGCTTACAACAAATTGGTAAATGTACAGAAGAGCATCGCCAATTAGTCGAAAACTTCCTCAAAGAAAGCAAAATGCAAGATGTACAGACCTCTGAACTATTTGATGTTTGGTGGGATTGA
- the glsB gene encoding glutaminase B — MTTTLSNALLSDILQQIHPLIGQGKVADYIPALAQIPPEQLAMAVYTVDGELYQSGMADKRFSIQSISKVLSLTLALTRYEENEIWQRVGKEPSGLPFNSLIQLEMEKGIPRNPFINAGAIVITDMLQSRLSAPKQRMLEVIRFLTDTPDIGYNSVVAKSEMEHLSRNASIAYLMKSFGNFENDVITVLETYFHYCSIEMSCTELARCFSYLANQGTCVGNKNQIITPRQTRQINALMLTCGMYDGAGEFAFRIGIPGKSGVGGGIIAVVPDAFTVAVWSPELDKSGNSLAGCAALELLANKVGRSIF; from the coding sequence GTGACTACAACGTTATCTAACGCATTACTGTCAGATATTTTGCAACAAATTCACCCATTAATTGGGCAAGGAAAAGTCGCGGATTATATTCCCGCATTGGCTCAAATACCTCCAGAACAGCTTGCTATGGCTGTTTATACGGTTGATGGTGAACTTTATCAATCAGGTATGGCAGATAAGCGTTTTTCGATTCAATCTATTTCTAAAGTACTTAGCTTAACGCTTGCTTTAACACGTTATGAAGAAAATGAAATTTGGCAACGTGTAGGAAAAGAGCCATCAGGGCTGCCTTTTAATTCCTTGATACAGCTAGAAATGGAAAAAGGAATACCACGCAATCCTTTTATTAATGCTGGAGCCATTGTTATCACTGACATGTTGCAATCTCGACTGAGTGCGCCTAAGCAAAGAATGTTAGAAGTGATCCGTTTTCTTACTGATACTCCTGACATTGGTTATAACTCCGTGGTTGCAAAATCAGAGATGGAGCATCTTAGTCGTAATGCATCAATCGCTTATTTGATGAAGTCTTTTGGTAATTTTGAGAATGATGTTATTACGGTGCTTGAAACTTATTTTCACTATTGCTCAATAGAAATGAGTTGCACTGAATTAGCACGATGTTTTAGCTATTTAGCTAATCAAGGTACGTGTGTGGGTAATAAAAATCAGATTATTACGCCAAGACAAACCCGACAAATAAATGCGTTAATGTTAACTTGTGGCATGTATGATGGTGCAGGTGAATTTGCATTTCGTATTGGTATTCCCGGAAAATCTGGCGTCGGTGGTGGCATTATTGCCGTTGTTCCTGATGCTTTTACGGTTGCTGTTTGGTCACCAGAGCTGGATAAATCAGGTAACTCATTAGCAGGTTGTGCAGCACTTGAATTATTAGCAAACAAAGTAGGGCGTTCCATTTTTTAG
- a CDS encoding DUF2884 family protein encodes MNLRNIAVTLFFVAGTANASPSFDCAVMPKDDLRITSEFVEVAGSHGLMVIYPDGTLFQNEKSATLTPQQQELAKKYQATVRRDVPWLRTETGVKLQDSRKVLDKVVIEAFGKESNILNRLSRLEKDLNQQMDRVVSIEPNNITFHSQAIKEVETKGREIVESSLGGMLQDSINELGKKQLLAAAGGDSKKALGGLLGSLDGFQKIIDQEWKQQEAAFTQFGQQACSKITQMENQRVELINALKK; translated from the coding sequence ATGAATTTAAGAAATATTGCTGTCACACTGTTTTTTGTTGCGGGTACAGCAAATGCATCACCCAGTTTTGATTGCGCTGTAATGCCAAAAGATGATTTACGCATCACCTCTGAATTTGTTGAAGTTGCTGGTTCACATGGTTTAATGGTTATTTATCCTGATGGCACATTATTTCAAAATGAAAAAAGTGCCACACTGACACCTCAACAACAAGAATTAGCCAAAAAATATCAAGCAACAGTAAGACGAGACGTACCTTGGTTAAGAACTGAAACAGGGGTAAAACTGCAAGATTCTCGCAAAGTGCTTGATAAAGTCGTGATTGAAGCTTTTGGTAAAGAAAGTAATATCCTCAATAGGTTAAGTCGATTAGAGAAAGATCTTAATCAGCAAATGGATAGAGTGGTCAGCATAGAGCCGAATAACATTACGTTTCATTCTCAAGCCATTAAAGAAGTTGAAACCAAAGGTCGTGAAATCGTAGAAAGCAGCCTAGGTGGTATGTTGCAAGACAGTATTAATGAATTGGGGAAAAAACAGTTATTAGCCGCTGCTGGTGGCGACAGTAAAAAAGCCTTAGGCGGATTATTAGGAAGCTTAGATGGTTTCCAAAAGATTATAGATCAGGAGTGGAAGCAGCAAGAAGCCGCGTTTACTCAATTTGGTCAGCAAGCTTGTAGCAAAATCACACAGATGGAAAATCAACGTGTTGAATTAATTAATGCATTAAAGAAGTAG
- a CDS encoding siderophore ABC transporter substrate-binding protein — protein MKKILPLVIASILSVTSFSALSKTPIEYQPNQIISQQNDKMVIKHLLGETSVTKNPSKVVLFDFGLYDSLVQLGLADKVVGLPLGNAPAYIKGSIASNVANVGGMKSPDLEKLAEIKPDLIIITGRQGASYEALAKIAPTVNLGTNSANYLNSVESNIKLLGELFDKQQATQEQLTKLNTVIEQAQKKAAGSDKKVLVLMHNDGNLMPNNQSVVYDVVKAKRAELPPVAEEDKGKRRVVTSEMIAKANPDVILIVDRSEAIGAGKLEKATFENNEVKTTSAYKNGDIVYLQADLWYLSGGGLDSLTKQIEAVESAL, from the coding sequence ATGAAGAAGATCCTTCCTTTAGTTATCGCATCTATCCTTTCTGTAACGAGTTTCTCAGCGTTAAGTAAAACGCCAATTGAATATCAACCTAACCAAATTATTAGTCAACAGAATGACAAAATGGTGATTAAGCATCTGTTAGGTGAAACGTCGGTCACTAAGAACCCTTCAAAAGTTGTTCTATTTGATTTTGGTTTATATGATTCTTTAGTTCAGTTAGGTTTAGCCGATAAAGTGGTAGGGTTGCCGTTAGGTAATGCACCTGCTTATATTAAAGGAAGTATTGCAAGTAACGTTGCTAATGTCGGAGGTATGAAGTCGCCTGACTTAGAAAAATTAGCAGAGATTAAACCTGACTTAATTATTATTACAGGTCGTCAAGGTGCGTCTTATGAGGCTTTAGCGAAAATTGCACCTACTGTTAATTTAGGGACTAATAGTGCTAATTATCTCAATTCTGTTGAGTCAAACATCAAATTATTAGGTGAATTATTTGATAAACAGCAAGCGACTCAAGAGCAACTTACTAAGTTAAATACAGTTATTGAGCAAGCTCAGAAAAAAGCGGCTGGATCTGATAAAAAAGTATTAGTTCTAATGCATAATGATGGCAATTTAATGCCTAATAATCAAAGCGTTGTTTATGATGTCGTTAAAGCGAAGCGTGCTGAATTACCGCCGGTTGCTGAAGAAGATAAAGGTAAACGTCGTGTTGTTACCTCTGAAATGATCGCAAAAGCGAATCCTGATGTTATTTTAATTGTTGATCGTAGCGAAGCAATTGGCGCAGGTAAATTAGAGAAAGCCACCTTTGAAAATAATGAAGTGAAAACAACATCGGCTTATAAAAATGGCGATATTGTTTATCTGCAAGCAGATCTTTGGTATCTCTCTGGAGGGGGATTAGATAGCTTAACTAAGCAGATTGAAGCGGTAGAAAGCGCACTTTAA